One Chiloscyllium plagiosum isolate BGI_BamShark_2017 chromosome 34, ASM401019v2, whole genome shotgun sequence genomic window carries:
- the hes2.1 gene encoding transcription factor HES-2.1, giving the protein MSPHLYESNTTEHGQISAQLSKSKRKEASELRKTLKPLMEKRRRARINDSLNQLKTLILPLIGKDSPRYSKLEKADILEMTVRFLQDLPKTPLYDRLDSYREGYRACLLQLANLLPSSKLMGTEACDRLTDYLERCMPLVSYYPYSHSTRSPTGTDASRERPRTLIQLNPTGSSALHRPSPPSHSLRPNQQIIPADRENSIWRPW; this is encoded by the exons atgtctcctcatctgtaTGAATCGAACACTACTGAGCACGGACAAATCTCTGCGCAATTGAGCAAAAGCAAAAGGAAGGAAGCCAGTGAATTAAGAAAG ACTTTGAAACCTCTTATGGAGAAGCGGAGACGTGCACGGATCAATGACAGTCTGAATCAGTTAAAGACTCTGATTCTGCCTCTCATTGGAAAAGAT AGTCCCCGATATTCCAAATTGGAAAAGGCTGATATTCTGGAAATGACTGTCAGATTTCTCCAGGACCTACCGAAGACACCGCTGTACG ATCGCCTGGACAGCTACAGGGAAGGTTACCGCGCCTGCCTCCTACAACTGGCCAACCTTCTCCCGAGTTCAAAACTCATGGGAACGGAAGCTTGCGATCGCCTGACGGACTACCTGGAGAGGTGCATGCCTCTAGTCTCCTACTATCCTTattctcacagcaccaggagcccCACAGGGACAGACGCTTCACGAGAGAGACCACGGACTTTAATCCAGTTGAACCCAACTGGGAGCTCAGCGCTTCATCGTCCTTCACCGCCCAGTCACAGTCTCCGTCCCAACCAACAAATCATTCCAGCTGACCGGGAGAACTCTATCTGGAGACCCTGGTAG